Proteins co-encoded in one Streptomyces sp. JH34 genomic window:
- a CDS encoding Zn-dependent alcohol dehydrogenase, translating into MVRAAVLPAVGAPLEITDIELPEPGPGQVSVSLAAAGVCHSDLSLSDGTMRLPVPAVLGHEGAGTVLAVGEGVAHVAAGDPVVLNWAPSCGACFHCGIGEVWLCADALKGAANIHARTADGTELHPGLNVAAFAQETVVAANCVLPAPAGIPLDDAALLGCAVLTGYGAVHHSARVREGESVVVFGIGGVGLAVLQAARIAGASKIIAVDVTPEKEELARRAGATDYVVASDTTPRAVRKLTGGQGADVAVECVGRPATIRGAWESTRRGGRTTVVGIGGKDQQVTFNALEIFHWGRSLTGCVYGNSDPARDLPVLAEHIRAGRFDLSMMVTERISLDGIPAAFDHMIAGKGGRALVVF; encoded by the coding sequence GTGGTCCGCGCCGCCGTACTGCCCGCCGTCGGAGCTCCCCTGGAGATCACCGACATCGAACTCCCGGAGCCCGGCCCCGGCCAGGTGAGCGTCTCGCTCGCCGCCGCCGGCGTCTGCCACTCCGACCTGTCCCTGTCCGACGGCACCATGCGGTTGCCGGTCCCGGCCGTCCTCGGCCATGAGGGCGCCGGCACGGTGCTCGCCGTCGGCGAGGGCGTCGCCCACGTTGCCGCGGGCGACCCGGTCGTCCTCAACTGGGCGCCGTCCTGCGGCGCGTGCTTCCACTGCGGGATCGGCGAGGTCTGGCTGTGCGCCGACGCGCTGAAGGGGGCCGCGAACATCCACGCCCGTACGGCCGACGGCACCGAGCTCCACCCGGGCCTCAACGTCGCCGCCTTCGCCCAGGAGACCGTCGTCGCCGCGAACTGCGTGCTGCCCGCGCCGGCCGGCATCCCGCTCGACGACGCCGCACTGCTCGGCTGCGCGGTGCTGACCGGATACGGGGCGGTCCACCACTCCGCCCGGGTGCGCGAGGGCGAGAGCGTCGTCGTGTTCGGCATCGGCGGGGTCGGCCTGGCCGTCCTGCAGGCGGCCCGTATCGCCGGGGCGTCGAAGATCATCGCCGTGGACGTGACCCCGGAGAAGGAGGAGCTGGCCCGCCGGGCCGGGGCCACCGACTACGTCGTCGCGTCCGACACCACACCGCGTGCCGTCCGCAAGCTCACCGGCGGCCAGGGCGCGGACGTCGCCGTGGAGTGCGTGGGCCGGCCCGCCACCATCCGCGGCGCCTGGGAGTCGACCCGCCGCGGCGGCCGCACCACCGTCGTCGGCATCGGCGGCAAGGACCAGCAGGTGACGTTCAACGCCCTGGAGATCTTCCACTGGGGCCGCTCCCTCACCGGCTGCGTCTACGGGAACAGCGACCCGGCCCGTGACCTGCCGGTGCTCGCCGAGCACATCCGCGCCGGACGGTTCGACCTCTCCATGATGGTCACGGAGCGGATCTCCCTGGACGGCATCCCCGCGGCCTTCGACCACATGATCGCGGGCAAGGGCGGACGCGCCCTGGTCGTGTTCTAG